A window of Bos taurus isolate L1 Dominette 01449 registration number 42190680 breed Hereford chromosome 8, ARS-UCD2.0, whole genome shotgun sequence contains these coding sequences:
- the OR13C2D gene encoding olfactory receptor family 13 subfamily C member 2D, translated as MEWENQTILVEFFLKGLSGYPRLELLFFVVVLIMYVVILLGNGTLILISILDSHLHTPMYFFLGNLSFLDICYTTVSIPPVLVSFLSEKKTISFSGCAVQMFLGLAMGTTECVLLGMMAFDRYVAICNPLRYSVIMSKGSYVPMAAGSWIIGVVNSAVQTGCVVQLPFCRNNVINHFTCEILAVMKLACADISGNEFIMLVATTLFTMTPLLLIIISYTLIIISILRIRSSEGRSKVFSTCSAHLTVVIIFYGTILFMYMKPKSKETLNSDDMDATDKLVSVFYGVMTPVINPLIYSLRNKDVKEAVKHLLRRKIFNK; from the coding sequence ATGGAATGGGAAAACCAAACCATTCTGGTGGAATTTTTTCTGAAGGGGCTTTCTGGTTATCCAAGGCTTGAGCTACTCTTTTTTGTGGTAGTCTTAATAATGTATGTGGTCATCCTTCTGGGAAATGGCACCCTTATTCTCATTAGCATCTTAGACTCCCACCTTCACACCCCTATGTACTTCTTCCTGGGGAACCTCTCCTTCCTGGACATCTGCTACACCACTGTCTCCATTCCCCCCGTGCTGGTGAGCttcctttcagaaaaaaagaCCATCTCCTTCTCTGGATGTGCTGTGCAGATGTTCCTTGGCTTGGCCATGGGGACAACAGAGTGTGTGCTCCTGGGCATGATGGCCTTTGACCGGTATGTGGCTATTTGCAACCCTCTGAGATATTCTGTCATCATGAGCAAGGGTTCCTATGTGCCCATGGCAGCTGGCTCCTGGATCATAGGAGTTGTCAACTCTGCAGTACAAACTGGGTGTGTAGTACAATTGCCCTTCTGCAGGAATAATGTCATCAATCATTTCACCTGTGAAATTCTGGCTGTCATGAAATTGGCCTGTGCTGATATCTCAGGTAACGAGTTCATCATGCTTGTGGCCACAACCTTATTCACAATGACACCATTATTGTTAATCATTATCTCTTACACGTTAATTATTATCAGCATCCTCAGAATTCGCTCTTCTGAGGGGAGAAGCAAAGTCTTCTCTACCTGCTCAGCCCACTTGACTGTGGTGATAATATTCTACGGAACCATTCTCTTCATGTACATGAAGCCCAAGTCTAAAGAGACACTTAATTCAGATGACATGGATGCTACTGACAAACTTGTATCTGTGTTCTATGGAGTGATGACTCCTGTCATTAATCCTTTAATCTACAGTCTCAGGAATAAGGATGTGAAGGAAGCAGTAAAACATTTACtgagaagaaaaatttttaacaagTAA